Proteins from a genomic interval of Zingiber officinale cultivar Zhangliang chromosome 2A, Zo_v1.1, whole genome shotgun sequence:
- the LOC122042210 gene encoding protein BRICK1 yields the protein MARAGGMTNAVNVGIAVQADWENREFISNISLNVRRLFDFLLQFEATTKSKLAALNEKLDILERKLEVLEVQVSSATTNPSVFT from the exons ATGGCGAGGGCGGGAGGGATGACCAACGCGGTGAACGTAGGGATCGCTGTCCAGGCCGACTGGGAGAACCGCGAATTCATCTCCAATATCTCGCTAAACGTTCGCCGACTCTTTGACTTCCTCCTGCAGTTCG AGGCTACAACAAAGAGCAAATTGGCTGCTTTGAATGAGAAGCTGGATATCTTAGAGCGCAAATTGGAAGTTCTTGAGGTGCAAGTGAGCAGTGCAACTACGAACCCCTCCGTTTTCACCTGA
- the LOC122042212 gene encoding ubiquinone biosynthesis protein COQ4 homolog, mitochondrial-like isoform X1 — translation MEGARVPLKGWQQAAVALGSAIGALMDPRRADLIAALGETTGKPAFYRVLERMRNSSEGREVLLERPRVITSQVSHAWDMPENTFGSAYAKFMGSRNFSPDDRPPVRFMDTEELAYVATRAREVHDFWHVLFRLPTNLIGESALKVIEFEQMLLPMCAMSVVGGSARFSEKQRTLFFRHYFPWAMRAGIASTDLMCIYYEKHFHENLEDVRKRWGITPCPNPEA, via the exons ATGGAAGGTGCACGTGTTCCTCTGAAGGGTTGGCAACAAGCTGCAGTTGCTCTGGGTTCAGCGATAGGTGCACTGATGGATCCCAGAAGAGCAGACTTGATAGCTGCATTAGGTGAGACCACTGGAAAGCCAGCCTTTTATCGGGTGCTTGAGCGAATGAGGAATAGCAGTGAAGGCAGA GAAGTTCTTTTAGAGCGGCCACGAGTTATAACTTCGCAAGTATCACATGCTTGGGACATGCCTGAAAACACATTTGGCTCAGCTTATGCAAAATTCATGGGATCTAGGAACTTCTCTCCCGACGATCGTCCCCCAGTTCGCTTCATGGATACAGAGGAACTGGCTTACGTGGCCACGCGTGCTCGTGAGGTGCACGACTTTTGGCACGTGCTATTCAGGCTCCCGACCAACCTGATTGGGGAATCTGCCCTTAAGGTGATCGAATTTGAGCAAATGCTTCTTCCCATGTGTGCCATGTCAGTTGTTGGAGGTTCAGCAAGGTTTAGCGAAAAGCAAAGGACTCTCTTCTTCCGACATTATTTCCCTTGGGCCATGAGGGCGGGCATAGCTTCCACTGATCTGATGTGCATCTACTATGAGAAACATTTTCATGAAAACCTTGAGGATGTTCGGAAGAGATGGGGCATAACCCCTTGCCCAAATCCGGAAGCCTAA
- the LOC122042212 gene encoding ubiquinone biosynthesis protein COQ4 homolog, mitochondrial-like isoform X2, which translates to MEGARVPLKGWQQAAVALGSAIGALMDPRRADLIAALVLLERPRVITSQVSHAWDMPENTFGSAYAKFMGSRNFSPDDRPPVRFMDTEELAYVATRAREVHDFWHVLFRLPTNLIGESALKVIEFEQMLLPMCAMSVVGGSARFSEKQRTLFFRHYFPWAMRAGIASTDLMCIYYEKHFHENLEDVRKRWGITPCPNPEA; encoded by the exons ATGGAAGGTGCACGTGTTCCTCTGAAGGGTTGGCAACAAGCTGCAGTTGCTCTGGGTTCAGCGATAGGTGCACTGATGGATCCCAGAAGAGCAGACTTGATAGCTGCATTAG TTCTTTTAGAGCGGCCACGAGTTATAACTTCGCAAGTATCACATGCTTGGGACATGCCTGAAAACACATTTGGCTCAGCTTATGCAAAATTCATGGGATCTAGGAACTTCTCTCCCGACGATCGTCCCCCAGTTCGCTTCATGGATACAGAGGAACTGGCTTACGTGGCCACGCGTGCTCGTGAGGTGCACGACTTTTGGCACGTGCTATTCAGGCTCCCGACCAACCTGATTGGGGAATCTGCCCTTAAGGTGATCGAATTTGAGCAAATGCTTCTTCCCATGTGTGCCATGTCAGTTGTTGGAGGTTCAGCAAGGTTTAGCGAAAAGCAAAGGACTCTCTTCTTCCGACATTATTTCCCTTGGGCCATGAGGGCGGGCATAGCTTCCACTGATCTGATGTGCATCTACTATGAGAAACATTTTCATGAAAACCTTGAGGATGTTCGGAAGAGATGGGGCATAACCCCTTGCCCAAATCCGGAAGCCTAA